The region CAAAAGGAGCATTTTTCAGCAATGGCGTTTATGTTGGGTATTAAATATAACTTGATAGTAGGCTGAAGATTCAATGGCTTCTTTATCCTCTCAAACCAATGCTCTGGTTGAATATCAGGCAGTTCTTGCTCCTCAAGGAGTCAGCTATCGGATCAAGTTACTCTCGCAATTGGTGACGCGTCATTTGCAAGATAAGCTCGATCCGTTTGGTTTAACGCCGTTTCATTGGTTGGTGTTGTGTTGTTTGTGGCAAGAGGATGGATTACCCACCTCTAGTATTGGCGATAAGTTACAACAGGTGGGGGGAACCCTCACGGGGGTTCTCGATCGCATGGAGGAACGCGGGTTAGTGTTTCGCCAGCGAGATCCGCGCGATCGCCGAGTGTGGCGCATTTGGCTGACGGAGGCAGGCCGCACCCTTCAGCATGAGTTACCGCCCATTGTCTGGGAAATTCGCGAACTGACCTTTCAGGGATTTTCCCCGGAAGAACGCGAACAGGCTTCTGAGCTGATCGATCGGATGATTGCCAATCTTTCCTAGCCCCCAGTT is a window of Desertifilum tharense IPPAS B-1220 DNA encoding:
- a CDS encoding MarR family winged helix-turn-helix transcriptional regulator; translation: MASLSSQTNALVEYQAVLAPQGVSYRIKLLSQLVTRHLQDKLDPFGLTPFHWLVLCCLWQEDGLPTSSIGDKLQQVGGTLTGVLDRMEERGLVFRQRDPRDRRVWRIWLTEAGRTLQHELPPIVWEIRELTFQGFSPEEREQASELIDRMIANLS